In Streptomyces sp. NBC_00704, a genomic segment contains:
- a CDS encoding sensor histidine kinase: MLLPSAVDLAEEARTAITDALTEAREAEVTVDAQLNAAPVWGDSSLLGQLVGNLVTNAVRHNRPNGSVHIATRTAGEGGAFVEVANTGPDVRESDLPTLCEPFQRGSGRRKGAGLGLSVVRAVTATHQGKMIIRVNPSGGLTVRVEFPAAHAAGPGHGAGDP, translated from the coding sequence GTGCTCCTTCCCTCGGCGGTCGATCTGGCCGAAGAGGCTCGGACGGCGATCACCGATGCGCTGACGGAGGCGCGGGAGGCCGAAGTGACCGTAGACGCGCAACTGAACGCCGCCCCGGTGTGGGGTGACTCATCCCTCCTCGGGCAGCTTGTGGGAAACCTGGTGACCAACGCCGTCCGTCACAACAGGCCGAACGGCTCGGTGCACATCGCCACGAGGACTGCCGGCGAGGGCGGCGCGTTCGTCGAGGTGGCCAACACCGGCCCTGACGTCCGGGAATCCGATCTGCCCACGCTGTGCGAACCCTTCCAGCGCGGCAGTGGACGCCGTAAGGGGGCGGGCCTCGGGCTGTCCGTGGTCCGCGCGGTCACCGCCACGCACCAGGGAAAAATGATCATCCGGGTCAATCCGTCCGGCGGCCTCACCGTACGGGTGGAGTTCCCGGCAGCGCACGCGGCGGGCCCCGGACATGGTGCCGGAGACCCGTAA
- a CDS encoding TetR/AcrR family transcriptional regulator encodes MAKRAATGTGRAPRRTDSLSRELIIRSAIELLDSGGEKALTLRALTVRLSTGYGAIYHHVADKSDLLATAADEVITGVLAGTVADADPRTALRRLALGLFDAIDAHPWVGAELSRRPWRPALLDFYESVGRLLDALDVPHAARFDAAGALVNYVLGVAAQNAANARLRTDGDTDREAFLDDAAEQWAQVDPARYPFVHAAATRLGEHDDREQFLVGVDIFLAGISALR; translated from the coding sequence ATGGCGAAGAGAGCGGCGACAGGGACCGGGCGGGCTCCGCGGCGGACGGACAGCCTGTCGAGAGAGCTGATCATCCGGAGTGCGATCGAGCTCCTGGACAGCGGCGGCGAGAAGGCGTTGACGCTGCGCGCCCTCACCGTGCGGCTGAGCACCGGCTACGGGGCGATCTACCACCATGTCGCGGACAAGAGCGATCTGCTCGCCACGGCCGCCGACGAGGTCATCACCGGCGTGCTGGCCGGCACGGTCGCCGACGCGGACCCTCGCACCGCTCTGCGCCGCCTCGCCCTCGGCCTGTTCGACGCGATCGACGCCCACCCGTGGGTCGGGGCGGAACTCTCCCGCCGGCCCTGGCGACCCGCGCTCCTCGACTTCTACGAGAGCGTCGGCAGGCTGCTGGACGCCCTCGACGTTCCCCACGCGGCGCGCTTCGACGCGGCCGGCGCGCTCGTGAACTACGTCCTGGGCGTCGCCGCGCAGAACGCCGCCAACGCGCGGCTGCGCACGGACGGCGACACGGACCGGGAGGCCTTCCTGGACGACGCCGCCGAGCAATGGGCACAGGTCGATCCCGCCCGGTACCCCTTCGTGCACGCGGCGGCGACCCGACTGGGCGAGCACGACGACCGCGAGCAGTTCCTCGTCGGAGTCGACATCTTCCTCGCCGGGATCTCAGCCCTCCGTTAG
- a CDS encoding isocitrate lyase/PEP mutase family protein, which yields MDIRTTVERAQRIKQLHAKYKPLVLPTVWDVWSARTAAGAGFPALTIGSHPLADSRGAEDHEGQTFEEVLAAVRPIIAAVDVPVSVDLESGYGQEPADLIAGLTEVGGVGLNVEDTVHSDGGRLRTTKEHASYIAGLRAAADDAGIPVWINGRTDLFLHADDASTVLDEAIERLRALEQAGADSVYPVGIQDNDDLLTAVTGAVSVPVNSTAHPVKHDLERFRRLGVGRITYGPLLQLALSDTMKGMLGPWAP from the coding sequence ATGGACATTCGGACGACCGTTGAGCGCGCTCAACGAATCAAGCAGCTGCACGCCAAGTACAAGCCGCTCGTACTGCCGACCGTGTGGGACGTCTGGTCCGCTCGGACGGCCGCGGGCGCCGGATTCCCCGCGCTCACCATCGGCAGTCATCCGCTCGCCGACTCCCGTGGAGCCGAGGACCACGAGGGGCAGACCTTCGAGGAGGTCCTCGCCGCCGTCAGGCCCATCATCGCGGCGGTCGACGTTCCCGTCTCCGTCGACCTGGAGTCCGGCTACGGACAGGAACCCGCGGACCTCATCGCCGGACTCACCGAGGTCGGCGGCGTCGGCCTCAACGTCGAGGACACCGTCCACTCGGACGGCGGACGCTTGCGCACCACCAAGGAACACGCGAGCTACATCGCCGGCCTGCGCGCGGCGGCCGACGACGCCGGGATCCCCGTCTGGATCAACGGGCGCACCGACCTCTTCCTGCACGCCGATGACGCCTCGACCGTCCTCGACGAGGCGATCGAGCGGCTGCGGGCCCTGGAGCAGGCGGGCGCCGACAGCGTCTACCCGGTGGGAATCCAGGACAACGACGACCTGCTGACCGCGGTGACCGGCGCCGTCTCCGTTCCCGTGAACTCCACGGCCCACCCCGTCAAGCACGATCTCGAGCGCTTCCGCCGTCTCGGCGTCGGCCGCATCACCTACGGCCCGCTGCTGCAACTCGCCCTGAGCGACACGATGAAGGGCATGCTCGGGCCGTGGGCGCCCTGA
- a CDS encoding MarR family winged helix-turn-helix transcriptional regulator — translation MNNGSPGPTPGFLVWRLANKWRVAVDRAVAPLGLTHAQYSLVASLHGMQRAGERPSQRRLAEHTGLEALYVSKLARALESAGLVERARDPRDPRAMQLALTEKGQDVTRQAIAVVQELHQRLLEPLGGPDAPRTRTLTDELTNLLEAPLAPSVPNDPTPQGTTP, via the coding sequence ATGAACAACGGCTCACCGGGTCCCACGCCCGGCTTCCTGGTGTGGCGGCTCGCCAACAAGTGGCGTGTCGCGGTCGATCGCGCCGTGGCCCCACTGGGCCTCACCCACGCCCAGTACTCGCTCGTCGCGTCACTGCACGGCATGCAGCGCGCCGGTGAGCGGCCCAGCCAGCGCCGGCTCGCCGAGCACACCGGTCTGGAGGCTCTGTACGTGTCGAAGCTGGCACGCGCCCTGGAATCGGCCGGCCTGGTCGAGCGCGCCCGTGATCCCCGTGACCCGCGCGCCATGCAGCTCGCCCTCACCGAGAAGGGCCAGGACGTCACACGACAGGCCATCGCGGTGGTCCAGGAACTGCATCAGCGGTTGCTGGAACCACTCGGCGGCCCCGACGCCCCACGGACGCGCACGCTCACCGACGAGCTGACGAACCTGCTCGAAGCGCCCCTCGCACCGTCCGTACCGAACGACCCGACACCTCAGGGGACAACACCATGA
- a CDS encoding contact-dependent growth inhibition system immunity protein — MTRLVDRARSLEELERDFWSAPPADASPLVVKVHSLRGHPIGELTVEDMRLLIGQNVGLRFLLPCALEVLRDDPMAAGHLYEGDLLSAVVTRRPAVWNEWPELGRDLSMIVSELSDLPQFLTRQTETFLAGRECARP; from the coding sequence GTGACTCGACTCGTGGACCGCGCACGCTCCTTGGAAGAGCTTGAACGGGACTTCTGGTCGGCCCCGCCCGCCGATGCAAGTCCCCTCGTGGTGAAGGTGCATTCCCTGAGGGGTCACCCGATCGGCGAACTGACCGTTGAGGACATGCGTCTGCTGATCGGGCAGAACGTGGGACTGAGGTTTCTCCTGCCGTGTGCGCTGGAGGTGCTGCGCGACGATCCGATGGCTGCGGGCCACCTGTACGAAGGCGATCTGTTGTCCGCCGTCGTGACCCGGAGGCCAGCCGTCTGGAACGAGTGGCCCGAACTCGGCCGGGATCTGAGCATGATCGTCTCGGAGCTGAGCGACCTGCCACAGTTCCTGACGCGGCAGACCGAGACATTCCTGGCCGGACGGGAGTGCGCGCGGCCGTAG
- a CDS encoding MarR family transcriptional regulator, whose product MTTASPTTISTASESATAAATASAPVANARALGLAHYAARAVLEHVLARHGMTFQRQIALRAAVTAETPQTRDELVAQVRNSLKADPAAVHATVDELLTGHLLVEDGARLRATDAGRELLAAVQAETAPVSDHIWGAIPAGDLAAAGRVLALVTERADAELAALTA is encoded by the coding sequence ATGACCACAGCGTCTCCCACGACAATTTCCACCGCGTCGGAGTCCGCCACCGCGGCGGCGACCGCTTCCGCACCCGTCGCCAACGCGCGGGCTCTCGGCCTGGCCCACTACGCCGCCCGCGCGGTCCTGGAACACGTCCTGGCGCGGCACGGCATGACGTTCCAGCGGCAGATCGCCCTGCGCGCAGCGGTCACCGCCGAGACCCCGCAGACACGGGACGAACTCGTCGCCCAGGTCCGGAACTCCCTCAAGGCCGACCCGGCCGCCGTCCACGCCACTGTCGACGAGCTCCTGACCGGACACCTGCTCGTCGAGGACGGTGCGCGCCTTCGCGCAACGGACGCGGGGCGCGAACTGCTGGCGGCCGTCCAAGCCGAGACGGCCCCTGTCTCGGACCACATCTGGGGCGCGATCCCGGCCGGAGATCTGGCCGCGGCCGGCCGCGTCCTCGCCCTGGTCACCGAGCGCGCCGACGCGGAGCTTGCGGCGCTGACCGCCTGA
- a CDS encoding FAD-dependent oxidoreductase, whose amino-acid sequence MTTPVTIIGAGLGGLTLARVLHVHGIPATVYEAEPAPDARRQGGLLDLHPHSGQAALEAAGLTEEFRKRILPGREAYRVMDQAANVLLDLPDTGTGERPEIPRGALRQTLLDSLPARTVRWGRKVTGVQTLAGGRHQVRFADQATVVTDLLIGADGAWSRVRPLLSDAAPRYVGLCSVETFLFDAATRHPASAEAVGAGSLFALAPGKGLLAHREGGGTLHTYAQLAKPQDWFTGLDATDAAALTARIAAEFNGWAPQLTALVADSDTTPVVRPVFTLPAGHRWDRTRGVTLLGDAAHLREPNGEGANLAMQDGAHLGRAIAAHPDDVEAALAEHERAMFARAADVEADDDGFYTIMIDDHAPHGVLALMTGAAHGG is encoded by the coding sequence ATGACGACACCTGTCACGATCATCGGAGCAGGGCTGGGCGGCCTCACGCTGGCCCGGGTGCTGCACGTGCACGGCATCCCGGCCACGGTCTACGAGGCGGAGCCCGCACCGGACGCCCGCCGCCAGGGCGGCCTGCTCGACCTGCACCCCCACAGCGGACAGGCCGCTCTGGAGGCGGCCGGCCTGACCGAGGAGTTCCGCAAGCGGATCCTGCCGGGGCGCGAGGCATACCGCGTCATGGACCAGGCGGCGAACGTGCTGCTCGACCTGCCCGATACCGGAACCGGCGAACGCCCGGAGATCCCGCGCGGCGCACTGCGGCAGACGCTGCTCGACTCCCTGCCCGCCCGGACCGTCCGCTGGGGGCGCAAGGTCACCGGCGTACAGACCCTCGCCGGCGGCCGCCACCAGGTGCGCTTCGCCGACCAGGCCACCGTCGTCACGGACCTGCTCATCGGCGCCGACGGCGCCTGGTCGCGCGTGCGACCGCTGCTCTCCGACGCCGCTCCGCGGTACGTCGGCCTGTGCAGCGTGGAGACGTTCCTCTTCGACGCGGCGACCCGCCACCCCGCCTCCGCGGAGGCGGTCGGAGCCGGCTCACTGTTCGCGCTCGCACCGGGCAAGGGACTGCTGGCCCACCGGGAAGGCGGTGGAACCCTGCACACCTACGCGCAGCTCGCGAAGCCCCAGGACTGGTTCACCGGCCTGGACGCCACCGACGCCGCAGCCCTGACCGCACGCATAGCGGCGGAATTCAACGGCTGGGCCCCCCAGCTCACCGCCCTCGTCGCCGACAGCGACACCACGCCGGTCGTGCGGCCCGTCTTCACCCTGCCCGCCGGACACCGCTGGGACCGCACACGGGGAGTGACCCTGCTCGGCGACGCCGCCCACCTCCGCGAGCCGAACGGCGAAGGAGCCAACCTCGCCATGCAGGACGGCGCACACCTCGGCCGGGCCATCGCCGCGCACCCCGACGACGTGGAGGCCGCCCTCGCCGAGCACGAGCGCGCCATGTTCGCCCGGGCCGCCGACGTGGAGGCCGACGACGACGGCTTCTACACGATCATGATCGACGACCATGCACCGCACGGCGTGCTCGCCCTGATGACGGGTGCCGCACACGGCGGCTGA
- a CDS encoding enoyl-CoA hydratase/isomerase family protein: protein MTDSDAVEILADVHRGVGRILVNRPKALNALTTDMVVALDQVLAEWERTPLTAVVLASTSAKAFCAGGDIRTIREHSLAGDAEAAERFFASEYRLNARIAEYPVPFVSLIDGLCMGGGLGLSVHGSFRVVTERAVLAMPETGIGFFPDVGASYFLPRLPGAIGMYLGLTGSRLDAADALYTGLGTHFVPADGLDAVGDALADAPGQPVDVVLNRLAGRSPVGESRLAAVRGDLDRAFGAPTLGEIDARLRRLGTAWATTALAALESASPQSLEITHALLARGRQRTLRECLDAELALTRTTIRTPDFLDGVRAALVDKDRTPVWQRAALAGRTRSSS, encoded by the coding sequence ATGACCGATTCCGACGCCGTCGAGATCCTCGCGGACGTCCACCGGGGCGTCGGCCGCATCCTTGTGAACCGGCCCAAGGCGCTCAACGCCCTGACGACGGACATGGTCGTCGCCCTCGACCAGGTGCTCGCCGAGTGGGAACGCACCCCGCTGACCGCCGTGGTGCTCGCGAGCACCAGCGCGAAGGCCTTCTGCGCCGGCGGAGACATCCGCACGATCCGCGAACACAGTCTCGCCGGGGATGCCGAGGCCGCCGAGCGGTTCTTCGCCTCCGAGTACCGGCTCAACGCCCGGATCGCCGAATATCCCGTGCCGTTCGTGTCGCTCATCGACGGTCTGTGCATGGGCGGCGGACTCGGGCTGTCCGTCCACGGCAGCTTCCGCGTCGTCACCGAGCGGGCCGTGCTGGCGATGCCCGAGACCGGGATCGGATTCTTCCCGGACGTCGGGGCCAGCTACTTCCTGCCGCGGCTGCCCGGCGCGATCGGCATGTACCTGGGACTCACCGGGAGCCGGCTCGACGCGGCCGACGCCCTCTACACGGGGCTCGGCACGCACTTCGTCCCCGCCGACGGGCTCGACGCGGTCGGGGATGCCCTGGCCGACGCCCCCGGCCAACCGGTCGATGTGGTCCTGAACCGCCTCGCCGGCCGTTCCCCGGTGGGGGAGAGCAGGCTGGCCGCCGTACGCGGGGACCTGGACCGGGCGTTCGGCGCGCCGACCCTCGGTGAGATCGATGCACGTCTGCGCCGCCTGGGTACCGCCTGGGCGACCACCGCCCTCGCCGCCCTCGAATCCGCCTCGCCGCAGAGCCTGGAGATCACGCACGCCCTGCTGGCCCGGGGCAGACAGCGCACGTTGCGCGAGTGCCTCGACGCCGAACTCGCCCTCACGCGGACGACCATTCGCACGCCGGACTTCCTGGATGGCGTCCGTGCGGCCCTGGTCGACAAGGACCGCACTCCCGTCTGGCAACGTGCCGCGCTCGCCGGACGGACGCGGTCGTCGTCCTGA